A region of the Chrysiogenia bacterium genome:
GCACCGGCCGCCAGTTGCAGATTGGCGCAGGCACGAATGCCCTCGCGGAAGCTCTCTTCGAGACGCGGCGTCCACTTGTAATCGACCTGGATGCCGCCGTCCTTCTTCATGCTCACCACGCCGCCCTCGTCGAAGTCGCTGGTGTCGAAACCGTCAATGCCGATCATCACGAGCGCGTTGGCGTAGGGAAGGCGCTCCATGTAGCCCGTGTGGGGATTGCCGAATCCCGGAATGGCGGTGGAGCCCAGCATGGGCTGGAGCGGCGCGGCTTCGAGGAAGAAGCCCATCTTGCCTTCGCGGCGCGCGAACTGGTGGCTGGAAACCGACTGCGGCGCGCCATAGTAGGGGTCCACCTTTTCATCGAAATAGGCAACTGTGCCGCAGGCCGGATGCAGGAAGGTGCGCTTTCCAACGCGGCCGTTGGAATTTCCGATGCCCGAGCGGAAGAAGATCATCGGATTGTTGATGCCGCCGCCCGAGAGTACGGCCAGCTTGGGCCGCACGGTGACGCGCTTGCTTGTGGGTTTGTCGGTTTCGGGATCGCGCACGATGCCGCGAATTTCGGTGATCTTGCGTGAAGCACCCGATTTGATGGTCTCCACCTTCACATTTGCGTAGACATCGGCGCCGTAGCTGACGGCTTCGGGCACGAGCGTGATGAGCATCGACTGCTTGGCATCGACCGGACAACCCGTGCCGCAGTAGCCGGTGTTCGCGCATTCGCGCACGTTGCGCCGGAGCATGGAGGCTTCCCAGCCGAGCTTTTGTGCCCCGTCCCAGAGGACGCGGTTGTTGCGGTTGGCAAAGCCGAGCTCCACGCGCTCGATGCCAAGACGCGCTTCGACTCTCTCCCAGTGGGGAACCAGGTCGTCGTAGTTGATGTTCACACCGTGGTGTTCGTTCCACCACTCGACGACGTGCTCGGGAGTGCGAAAACTGGTGGTCCAGTTGACCACCGTCGTGCCGCCCACGGTTCGTCCCTGCAGGATGGCAATGGAGAGATCGGCCGTCGCGCGGTTGCCGCCGTCCTGGTAGAGCAGCGGATACATGTCCGCCTCATTCATATTGAATTTTTCGCTGGTGTTGTGGCTACCCTCTTCGAGAACGACGACGCGTTTACCAGCCTCGGCCAGACGCGCGGCCACGTGGGCGCCGCCAGCGCCTGAGCCGACGACGCACACGTCGCACTCGATTTCCAGATCGTTCTTGATGTCGGCGCCGGTGAAGATGCTCATGGCGTCACCTCCCCGGCGGATTCTTCGGATTTCGGCTGCGCGGCCTGGGCCTTGCGCGCGGCGATGGCCTCCGGGCGCGAGTTCTCGATGGCCTGTCGCTGCTCTTCTTCGAGCTTGGCGAGCCGGTATTCGCGGATGTCGGCCACATCGGGCGGGCCGCCATAGCCCACCCCCTTCCAGGTGCGCTCGTCGCCGTAATAGAGCGCCGGGATCATCGCGCGCAGCGCATGGTAGGCCGT
Encoded here:
- a CDS encoding GMC family oxidoreductase; protein product: MSIFTGADIKNDLEIECDVCVVGSGAGGAHVAARLAEAGKRVVVLEEGSHNTSEKFNMNEADMYPLLYQDGGNRATADLSIAILQGRTVGGTTVVNWTTSFRTPEHVVEWWNEHHGVNINYDDLVPHWERVEARLGIERVELGFANRNNRVLWDGAQKLGWEASMLRRNVRECANTGYCGTGCPVDAKQSMLITLVPEAVSYGADVYANVKVETIKSGASRKITEIRGIVRDPETDKPTSKRVTVRPKLAVLSGGGINNPMIFFRSGIGNSNGRVGKRTFLHPACGTVAYFDEKVDPYYGAPQSVSSHQFARREGKMGFFLEAAPLQPMLGSTAIPGFGNPHTGYMERLPYANALVMIGIDGFDTSDFDEGGVVSMKKDGGIQVDYKWTPRLEESFREGIRACANLQLAAGATEVLSMHNDPVVMRSEADLAKLDKASYAKLRHKVFCAHVMGGCAMGGDPKTSVVDSSLRHHEFDNLFVVDGSVYPTSLGVNPQLSIYGLSSWASETIKSAV